GAAAATGTCGAACTTCCTCTTGTCTACGCCGGCGTTGCCGGCTCCGAACGGCGTCACAGAGCCCAAGATGCGCTTGACCGCGTAGGTTTGGCCGACCGCGGTCATCATTGGCCGAATCAACTCTCGGGCGGAGAGCAGCAGCGGGTCGTCATTGCCCGTGCGATCGTGAACGAGCCTGCTCTCATCCTGGCCGACGAACCGACCGGCTCACTCGATAGCGGCACCAGCGACGAGATTCTATCGCTGTTTGAGCGCCTTCATCGCGATGGTCACACGATCATCATGGTCACGCATGCCACCGACGTCGCCGACCATGCGCAGCGACAAATCACCCTGCACGATGGGCGAGTCATCGAGGATGCCGCGGCATCAGACAAGCGTTCGCTGCTGAACGCCACCACCCTGGATTCTCCCCAATGAGCCCCCTGGAGAGCTTGCGTATAGCCACGCGAGCACTTCGCGTGAACAAACTGCGGAGCGCCCTGACCGTGCTTGGGGTCATCGTTGGCGTCGCAGCTGTCGTCTGCATGGTATCGGTGGGAGCGGGCGCACAGGCGGAAGTTTCGGAGAAGATCCGCACGCTAGGAGCCAACCTCCTGCTTGTGATGCCCGGAGCCCGAAATTCCGGCGGAGCGAGGCTGGAATCCGGAACACAGCCCACGCTGACCGAAGAGGACGCCGCTTCTATCCGCCGCGAACTGGTGGATGCTCAGGTCGCGGCCCCGCTGCTGTCGCGCTCCATGCCCCTCGTGGCCGCAAACAAGAACTGGGTGACACTGGTGGCTGGAATTAACGCCGACTATCTAGTGGCACGCGAATGGCAAATTGCCGACGGCCGATCCTTTACGGGCGACGAGATCGTATCTGGAGCCAAAGTTGCCATCGTAGGGTCGGTTGTCGTCGAGGAGCTCTTCGATAGGCGTGCCGGAGTCGGAGAGACGTTCCGGATTGGCAACGTCCCTTTCACCGTGATTGGTGTGCTGGACAAAAAGGGGTTGGGCGCGGCCGGCCGCAGCCAGGACGATGTCGTGTTCATCCCGCTGTCGACTGCAAAGAGCCGCGTGCTCGGCGCCGTGCGCGGCACGACCCGAGAAGCATTGGATTTCATCTCGATCAAGGTGTCGGA
The Bradyrhizobium sp. KBS0727 genome window above contains:
- a CDS encoding ABC transporter permease — protein: MNKLRSALTVLGVIVGVAAVVCMVSVGAGAQAEVSEKIRTLGANLLLVMPGARNSGGARLESGTQPTLTEEDAASIRRELVDAQVAAPLLSRSMPLVAANKNWVTLVAGINADYLVAREWQIADGRSFTGDEIVSGAKVAIVGSVVVEELFDRRAGVGETFRIGNVPFTVIGVLDKKGLGAAGRSQDDVVFIPLSTAKSRVLGAVRGTTREALDFISIKVSDAAAMSEMEREIEALLRQRHRIRGDAPSDFRIENPADVLIARGAAVRILGILLIAVAAVSLIVGGISIMNIMLVSVTERTREIGLRMAVGASRSDIRWQFLIEALILALLGGLVGAALGAAAAVAIAWKASWPILISPWAIILACGFAGLIGISFGLYPAHRAARLDPIVALRFE
- a CDS encoding ABC transporter ATP-binding protein, whose translation is MPPLVRTVGISKHYPSGGTTIRAVSNVSLSIEPGEFVAIRGRSGSGKSTLMNLLGLLERPDSGEYALKGREAAKLGTDTRATIRNQEIGFIFQLPALLPRATALENVELPLVYAGVAGSERRHRAQDALDRVGLADRGHHWPNQLSGGEQQRVVIARAIVNEPALILADEPTGSLDSGTSDEILSLFERLHRDGHTIIMVTHATDVADHAQRQITLHDGRVIEDAAASDKRSLLNATTLDSPQ